In Trichoderma atroviride chromosome 2, complete sequence, one DNA window encodes the following:
- a CDS encoding uncharacterized protein (EggNog:ENOG41), translating into MTLINPCLNPNIPPIRIELSDIPYKDYHEQYHYAVRVVKGYWRQATNMTIEDQVEYKTLIEQQQFVRQGLANYTPSSHSVYGSCHVSPTWAKYIFLKSLYCNVKMPTLDRQVQGTAKCDIIEDLERTYRTYCPKQARELKRKETRPSEVQMATILSQSNDSPLLTNTSAVTSDLESLEVRLKEYMDCHLDKIRQSIFDACVEQGNRITTATERISLVMDKMDQLEREQTEYFGGIEKKIDRMAADQITLEEI; encoded by the coding sequence ATGACGCTAATCAACCCGTGTCTCAATCCAAATATCCCACCCATTCGCATCGAACTTTCCGATATTCCGTACAAAGATTATCACGAACAGTATCACTACGCTGTCAGAGTTGTCAAGGGATACTGGCGACAGGCAACCAATATGACTATTGAGGACCAGGTCGAATACAAAACTCTCATTGAGCAACAGCAGTTCGTTAGACAGGGACTTGCAAATTACACTCCAAGCAGCCACAGCGTCTACGGGTCGTGCCATGTCTCGCCGACATGGGCCAAATATATTTTCCTCAAGTCGCTCTACTGCAATGTCAAGATGCCTACTCTTGACCGCCAAGTGCAAGGCACCGCCAAGTGCGATATAATCGAAGACCTCGAGAGGACATATCGCACTTACTGTCCGAAGCAGGCCAGAGAATTGAAGCGCAAGGAGACTCGACCCTCAGAAGTCCAAATGGCTACCATTCTCAGCCAATCGAATGACTCTCCCCTTCTGACCAACACATCGGCCGTAACTAGTGATCTTGAGAGCCTTGAAGTCCGCTTGAAGGAATACATGGATTGCCACCTCGACAAAATTCGACAAAGTATTTTTGACGCATGTGTAGAGCAAGGAAACAGGATTACAACTGCGACTGAGCGGATATCCCTAGtcatggacaagatggatCAACTAGAGAGAGAACAGACAGAGTACTTTGGTGGTATAGAGAAGAAAATCGACCGCATGGCCGCTGACCAGATTACGCTCGAGGAAATCTGA
- a CDS encoding uncharacterized protein (EggNog:ENOG41~TransMembrane:1 (i21-43o)), with amino-acid sequence MNNSTSDSNNNNNGGNNNSDFVVAAVALVVSVVALLATFMQVLQQYYASAQGYSLCNEKVMGGWARTKTRRFRFDELRFEVQFDVPVIFVSPPTNKHGPVVDADIYYLDGSEQSQKDTNTTAKLDLRKAYHDRSRKEQIHTSDNEIAAWYVLLFAAQRMEVESREWQDDEYKDFGPPSNLFPPKPPALADHHTLTIAVQRKRKSWDTMPISVTKPYATTTMCHLIEMMAAIGVYWKEFDRKRDRYWGEGNGFMILGERLSDPGLMFSFQVNGQCTFKRNRVVPVDEIKELCFGYVPTVYREKDDQRRLKPPSDEQQNLATLLMGNSREISETLTAIGCNNNTTRIFLEEGRRTSHLFPISFEILGMLSRIFHIESSNFTFLPNPTPHSWDKRSVSLPKMLEAFFAKTQPGGGEHNSPIITRYRRHITKILNYQAEEKALDRWLLLKSLHAALDDTDEVLTARTKMQRHNGHDTEGDSDKSRDHHKPHDQPSDAEVHDSRRDLVQDVLRHHIQELLRLLNQQEDVNGDGQSYRTSGRALSPRPRVKAPIRPFDDVDEAGPDDRQKILMDVYFDHIRPAVKLNTMNANRRSSIVKSPLSINSRPQSLARESIFKNRERSPSTRGNHVEFADGKPKISVSVEETPETTYEGSLADLEVSHDDIWCTLVFRMICWLMLHNFNKKDVQLPKSELLGSRMPVYIS; translated from the exons ATGAATAACTCCACCAGCGACagcaataacaacaacaatggcgGCAACAACAACTCCGACTTTGTCGTGGCTGCCGTGGCTTTGGTGGTGTCCGTCGTGGCACTGCTAGCCACGTTCATGCAAGTGCTACAGCAGTACTATGCGTCCGCTCAGGGCTATTCACTTTGCAATGAAAAGGTCATGGGCGGCTGGGCCAGGACCAAGACGAGACGGTTTCGCTTTGATGAACTGCGATTTGAGGTTCAATTCGACGTGCCCGTCATTTTCGTCTCGCCGCCAACAAATAAGCATGGGCCCGTTGTAGATGCTGACATATACTATCTGGATGGCAGCGAACAGTCCCAGAAAGACACAAACACAACTGCAAAATTGGATCTGCGCAAAGCATACCATGATAGGTCCAGAAAAGAACAAATTCACACCTCTGACAATGAGATTGCCGCCTGGTATGTGCTGCTCTTTGCCGCCCAGCGCATGGAGGTTGAATCGCGAGAATGGCAAGACGACGAATACAAGGATTTTGGGCCTCCAAGTAACCTTTTTCCGCCCAAGCCTCCAGCACTGGCGGACCATCACACTCTAACAATTGCTGTCCAGCGAAAACGCAAGAGCTGGGATACCATGCCCATCTCTGTTACTAAGCCCTATGCCACCACTACCATGTGCCACTTGATagagatgatggcggccATTGGCGTGTACTGGAAGGAGTTTGATCGCAAGCGTGATCGTTACTGGGGCGAGGGCAACGGATTCATGATCTTGGGCGAAAGGCTTAGTGACCCCGGGCTCATGTTCTCGTTCCAAGTCAATGGCCAATGCACCTTTAAGCGAAACCGTGTCGTTCCCGTCGACGAGATCAAGGAACTGTGCTTCGGCTATGTTCCCACCGTCTATCGTGAAAAGGATGATCAGCGGCGATTGAAACCGCCAAGCGATGAGCAGCAAAATCTCGCCACCCTCTTGATGGGCAATTCGCGAGAAATTTCCGAGACTTTGACTGCCATCGGTTGCAACAATAATACAACTAGAATCTTTTTagaagaggggagaaggaCATCCCACCTATTCCCCA TATCGTTTGAGATCCTCGGCATGTTGAGTCGGATATTCCACATCGAGAGCAGCAACTTTACTTTCCTCCCCAATCCAACACCACATAGCTGGGACAAGAGATCGGTTTCCTTGCCCAAGATGCTCGAGGCCTTTTTTGCAAAGACACAGCCCGGGGGCGGAGAGCATAATTCTCCAATCATCACGCGGTATAGGAGACATATTACCAAAATACTAAACTACCAGGCCGAGGAAAAGGCTCTTGATCGATGGCTCCTGTTGAAATCACTCCACGCCGCTCTGGATGACACTGATGAAGTTCTCACGGCGAGAACAAAAATGCAGAGGCATAACGGCCACGATACTGAAGGCGATTCGGACAAGTCGCGTGATCACCATAAACCGCACGATCAACCTTCTGACGCAGAGGTGCACGACAGCCGGCGGGACCTCGTTCAAGATGTCTTGAGACATCATATCCAGGAATTACTCCGATTGCTCAATCAACAAGAAGATGTGAATGGGGATGGGCAGTCTTATCGGACCAGCGGACGAGCGCTTTCGCCAAGGCCTCGAGTAAAGGCACCGATTCGTCCATTTGACGACGTGGATGAGGCGGGGCCTGACGATCGACAGAAAATTCTCATGGACGTATATTTTGACCATATTCGCCCTGCAGTGAAGCTGAATACTATGAACGCAaatcgaagaagcagcattgTCAAGTCGCCGCTCTCCATCAACTCTCGCCCCCAGAGCCTCGCGCGTGAGTCGATTTTCAAGAACAGGGAGCGGTCGCCTTCAACACGAGGCAACCATGTAGAGTTCGCCGATGGAAAGCCAAAGATTTCTGTGTCGGTTGAAGAGACGCCAGAAACCACATACGAAGGCTCACTAGCAGACTTGGAGGTCTCGCATGACGACATTTGGTGCACACTCGTTTTCCGCATGATCTGCTGGCTGATGCTGCATAATTTCAACAAGAAAGACGTCCAGCTGCCCAAGAGCGAGCTGCTGGGAAGTCGAATGCCTGTTTACATCTCATAG
- a CDS encoding uncharacterized protein (EggNog:ENOG41), giving the protein MGGLLTKPATESSVDRLTTLSRDIEEKTRYLTDALRSKGLEAPSYKANGLSDFPLTEVEAVRTRQELVALTKELHDLVLGPRESLKNMAWESVSYIPLQAICEFKIAEAVPLTGSICYEELAIKVHDLTGIMIVPSDLRRLMRLAIANNIFQEPKIGSVAHNRASLLLLEDESLASWTAFYTMDLLAPISQTVAAMKAWPGSQETNQTGVNIAFNHNESFFDHLQADEARARRYDLMLQSHGQREGYNLSHTVSGYPWAKLGKATVVDMGGNEGFVAIALAEAFPSLSFIVQDLEGMRTPEMMDKIPEHLSSQISLTTHDFFQPQTETGDAYLFRHIFHAFSDKYAINILRALIPGLKPGARIIINDIVLPDPGVVSRLEEKSIRTMDVLMKAVCNSREREMDDWKSLFEQADKRFRWQGAWKTSGRLWFIESTWEP; this is encoded by the exons ATGGGCGGCTTGTTGACAAAGCCGGCTACAGAGTCATCTGTTGACCGATTGACAACACTATCCAGAgacattgaagagaagacgcGATATCTGACCGATGCCTTACGATCAAAGGGCCTCGAAGCCCCTTCTTACAAGGCAAACGGCCTTTCTGACTTTCCTCTTACAGAAGTTGAAGCCGTGAGGACTAGACAGGAATTGGTAGCACTGACAAAAGAACTTCATGACCTTGTTTTGGGTCCTCGAGAAAGCTTGAAGAACATGGCTTGGGAA TCAGTCAGCTACATACCTTTGCAGGCAATATGCGAGTTCAAAATTGCAGAGGCTGTACCATTGACAGGCTCAATCTGTTATGAAGAGTTGGCAATCAAGGTACATGATTTGACTGGCATCATGATAGTACCATCGGATCTGCGACGATTGATGCGCCTCGCCATTGCCAACAACATATTCCAAGAGCCCAAGATTGGTTCGGTCGCTCATAATCGGgcatctttgctgctgctagagGACGAGTCCTTGGCTAGCTGGACGGCATTTTATACGATGGACCTCTTGGCCCCTATATCTCAGACTGTTGCCGCCATGAAGGCGTGGCCTGGTTCTCAGGAGACTAACCAGACG GGTGTAAATATTGCGTTCAATCACAATGAAAGCTTCTTCGATCACCTACAGGCGGATGAAGCTCGAGCAAGGCGATATGATCTAATGTTGCAGTCTCATGGCCAGCGAGAGGGATACAATCTATCACACACCGTGTCAGGATACCCTTGGGCGAAACTGGGCAAGGCAACTGTTGTCGAT ATGGGCGGCAACGAAGGATTTGTAGCAATCGCTCTCGCAGAAGCCTTTCCCTCATTGTCCTTTATCGTGCAAGACCTGGAAGGCATGCGAACACCCGAAATGATGGATAAGATCCCCGagcatctctccagccagATATCCCTCACGACGCACGACTTCTTCCAGCCTCAGACAGAGACAGGGGACGCATATCTATTTCGCCACATTTTCCACGCATTCTCAGACAAATACGCAATCAATATTCTTCGTGCGCTGATACCTGGCTTGAAACCGGGAGCTCGCATCATTATCAACGATATCGTACTTCCTGATCCTGGTGTGGTATCACGACTGGAGGAAAAGAGCATTCGAACGATGGACGTGCTGATGAAGGCGGTGTGCAATTCtagagagcgagagatggatgattgGAAAAGCCTGTTTGAGCAGGCTGACAAGCGTTTTCGATGGCAGGGCGCATGGAAGACGAGCGGCAGGTTGTGGTTTATCGAGAGTACGTGGGAACCTTGA
- a CDS encoding uncharacterized protein (EggNog:ENOG41) gives MSTEVQIPASLEQESAIKRLDDKTFEANLSPSFCVGSVPNGGYVATIFLRAAREYLTPRNQPDTIAAHWEFLSRTVSGRAILVIDEVKPGRSMTVVHVSLYQTGLLPQAPWISSGTVNGRAKSEKVVVAYLTNRSIAAESGISLNTGWTLQPELPSVKDFSKLLTNQDPEWLPLDLVIQRKVNAVKQLNIYHNREALEKNGKISLIDLWVCTKNGEPFKDPALGFLVDVTASFVVEVQRPRTENEPPAAGGEFTQKVAFWYPTLVMNLDVKKKLPDEGEKWLFIRCLAKKTFNGRSDVEIIICDRAGDIVALSHHVAMIVNFERNIANRTVVKSKV, from the exons ATGAGCACCGAAGTCCAGATCCCTGCGTCTCTAGAGCAGGAGAGCGCCATCAAGAGACTCGATGACAAGACGTTTGAGGCGAATCTATCGCCTAGTTTCTGCGTAGGCTCAG tCCCCAATGGCGGCTACGTCGCCACAATCTTTCTGCGCGCAGCAAGAGAATATCTCACTCCCAGAAACCAACCCGACACCATCGCCGCGCACTGGGAGTTTCTCAGCCGCACCGTCTCTGGCCGTGCCATTCTCGTTATCGACGAGGTCAAGCCCGGCCGCTCCATGACAGTAGTTCATGTCTCACTCTACCAGACcggtcttcttcctcaagcCCCGTGGATCTCATCCGGCACAGTAAACGGCCGAGCAAAGTCAGAAAAAGTTGTCGTCGCGTATCTGACAAACAGGAGCATCGCGGCCGAGAGCGGCATCAGCCTCAACACTGGCTGGACTCTGCAGCCGGAGCTGCCTTCCGTCAAGGATTTTTCAAAACTGCTCACGAATCAAGATCCGGAATGGCTGCCTCTGGACCTGGTCATCCAGCGCAAAGTCAACGCTGTGAAGCAGCTCAACATCTACCACAACCGCGAAGCCTTAGAAAAGAACGGCAAAATCTCCCTCATCGACTTGTGGGTTTGTACCAAGAACGGCGAGCCATTCAAAGACCCAGCTTTAGGCTTCCTCGTCGACGTCACGGCGTCCTTTGTGGTGGAGGTGCAGCGGCCTCGTACCGAGAACGAGCCTCCAGCCGCAGGGGGCGAGTTCACGCAAAAGGTTGCCTTTTGGTATCCCACGTTGGTGATGAATCTTGATGTAAAGAAGAAGTTGCcggacgagggcgagaaaTGGCTTTTCATAAGGTgtttggcgaagaagacgttcAACGGCCGATCTGATGTCGAGATTATTATATGCGATAGAGCGGGCGATATTGTTGCGCTGTCACATCATGTTGCCATGATTGTGAATTTCGAAAGGAATATCGCAAACAGGACTGTTGTTAAGAGCAAGGTTTGA